AGATGTCTGTTATCTTCCCCCTGGCATCTGACAGGCCCCTTTACAGCCTGCAGGCACCCCTAGTTATCCATTTCTCCAATCGTGATCTAAAACATGgaaaaagttttgttttgttttgcttaaatCATGTGTAGGAAGAGAGGTGTGTGAGCAGCCAGATGATGGCAGCATTTCTGCAGCTTGTTATGACCCAGAAGCCTCTGACGCACATCTTTAGTCATCCCCTCTGTGAGATGGctgtttttcattcaaaataaacactttgttCCAATGCACCAAAGCGCACAACAAGCGTAAAATAGGGTTAAATAACTGACAAAACAAGGTATCTTCCCTTCAGctgatttaaatacattttcaacagTATGGGAGATACATGCTGAGGTGATGATAGGAGGATCCAGTTGCGGAGGAATACCCACAGGTTTAAATATAGACCACAACAAGGTTCGTATAACAAACGGCACGTCAGGGTTGTTTACACTTTTACAGCCTCATAAATAAAGGGTTACAATCCAGCATAATTTGAAACCCTCATAAATCTAAATTGGCTTGTCAATCACAATGATCATAAATTACTATATGTGATGGGGGAATCCATCTGCTGCAGTaaaacagatatataaaatgaGTGTTCATATACTTTCAGGTTTTTTAATGCAGGAATCGGTTGTTTTTCTGATTTCGGTTTCTCCATGAGAGAGCTGTTGGGAAAGCAGTGGGCGGGGTTTGCCTGTCTTGAATTCTTGAACCAGCCAATAGGCATCGTCAGAGCCGCGCGATGGACAGGCACGGCCCCTGCAGCAGGCCCCGCCCCCTTATGACTCCgacttttattctgtttttagaGCAGCAGCgtcacatgttgtttttctccaggATCCGATCAGTCCCCACTGCACTGTTGCCTCTACCGTGGCCAAGGACACATCTACAGAAGTGTGCCATGGATTAGATTTTGAAAAAACGGGATatctttaaagtttttttgCAAcgagttttttttatttttcggTTATCTGGacattgaaaagagaaaaaatggcCAGTCCGCCGGCGACGGGAGGACACCTGTTATCGAATGGGACATACGGAGTGAAGAAGTGCGGATACCTGAGGAAGCAGAAACACGGGCACCGGCGCTTCTTCGTGCTACGGGAGCCGACGGAGCGCTGCCCTGCGCGGCTGGAGTATTATGAAAGCGAGAAGAAATGGAGGAACAAGTCCGCTGCAAAACGGGTCATCACTCTGGACACATGTCTGTGCGTAAACAAACGGGCCGACGCAAAACACAAGCACCTCATCGCCCTCTACACCAAGGACGAGTACTTCGCCGTGGCTGCAGAGAACGAGCAGGAGCAAGAGAGCTGGTACTCGGATCTGACTGATTTGATAGCCGAGGGGAAAGTGTACGACAGCCCTGCTTCTACCTCCTCTTTAGTGGGCTTTGAGGAAGCCAACTACGGACTCATCACTCCTGCATCAGCTGCCTATAAGGAGGTGTGGCAGGTCAACTTGAAATCCAAAGGTCTGGGTCAGATCAAGAACCTCACTGGAGTATACAGGCTGTGTTTGTCCAGCAGGACCATCAGCTTTGTCAAACTGAACTCAGAAACAGCTGCTGTCAGTTTACAGCTCATGAACATCAGGAGATGCGGACACTCTGACACCTTTTTCTTTATAGAGGTGGGTCGTTCAGCTGTCACTGGGCCTGGGGAGTTTTGGATGCAGGCAGAGGACTCAGTGGTCGCACAGAACATCCATGAGACTATTCTTGAGGCCATGAAGGCCATGAAGGAGCTGTCTGAGTTCAGGCCGCGCAGCAAGAGCCAGTCCGCCAGCACTAACCCCATTTCTGTTCCCACACGACGCAACCTCAACAACCTCCCCCCCAGTCAGACAGGCCTGGTGAGGAGATCCAGAACAGATAGCATGGCAGCAAACTCCCCAGGGAGGAAATTCACATCATGTCGGATAAGAACAGCCAGCGAGGGGGACGGGAGTGTGACCCGGCCTGTGTCCATGTCCATATCTGTGAACGGGAGTCCCACCAGTCCCAACTCTGGGAATCTCCTCATCAGGTCCCACACGCTCAGCAGTGGACGCACCTGCAGGATGCTGGAGTCCTCCTCCAACCTGCACCATAGCCGGTCCATGCCGGTGTCCAACTCCCCACCTGGCACCTCAAGCCCCATTAGCATGTCACCCAGGGGGGCCAGCATTTACACTCCTGACAAAATCCGGCGGCCTTTTAGCTGCAGCGCCTCCATCTCTGGCTCCCTCAGTGACACTGGCTTCATGCTGTGTGATGATTACAGCTCCAGCCCAAGTGAACCCAGATTCCTCCCCCTGACCCGCAGCGACACCCCCGACTCCCTGTCCAGCACGCCTCCATCCCGGGACATCAACGACCCCTGTGGCTACATGATAATGGAGGGGGGAAATGGCAGCAGGTCCGAGGCATGTGACAAAGCTTACAGGAAGCGAACGCACTCCCTCACCACGCCACGTCAACAGAGGGCAGTGGCGCCGCTGGCTTCCGCCTCCCTGGATGACTACACGCTCATGAGGATGGCCCACGGGCAGAACTCTCACTCCGCATCGCCCAAAGTGTGCTACCCTGAGGATTACGGAGACGTTGAAATCGGTTCCTCCAGGAGCTCCAGTAGTAACCTCGCTGATGATGGCTACATGCCGATGACGCCAGGTGTAACGGCCCAGTCTGGCAAAGTAGACTACATGCCCATGAGCCCAATGTGTGTCTCCGCACCGAAGCAGATTGTGAACCCCAGGGTCCATCCCCCGGCGACTGTGAGCGGCGGCTACAAAACCAACTccccctgcagcagctctctggAGGACAGCGGCTACATGAGAATGTGGTGTAGCTCTAAATCCTCCATGGAGAGCTTGGACAGGAACGGCGAATACATGAACATGTCGCCTGGAAACCCACCTCCACTCCAGACCCCCCCTGATTACTACTCGGGCCTGCTATCTGGGGAGCATGCAATAGTGAGGTCAGCTTACCAGGGTGGCTCTCTCACACTCCCTGCTAAGCTTCAGGCCTCCAAGAATGAAGAGAGTAACCAGTATGTGCTGATGAGCCCTCAGAGTTTGAGGCAGAGGGTGGGGGAGTCCGACTATTATTCAGTGATGCAGCCCAGTGCAGCCCAGACCTCACCTCTTAGCCCCTCCATTCCCTCCCCAGTCAGACATGGCCGGGCAGAGAGCCTGCCCTACAGAGGGAGGCTTGGCAGGCCCAACAGACTTTATCTGGACACTCTGAGGACCCTGCCCAGCATGAACGAGCACCCCCTGCCCGGAGAACCCAGGAGCCCCGGGGAGTACATCAACATTGACTTCAGCTGCGCCAGATTCTCCCCACCCTCCAATGTATCCGCGGAGAGCCAGTCTTCATCACTGGGCTCCAGCAGCGGGGGCCCGGGGAGGTCGTCTCTGTCAGACTACATGAACCTCGAGCTGGGCTCACACTCGCATAAGGAGGCACACACTCCCGCTGAGCGCTTGGACACACTCCCAGAGTTATCTATGTGCTCAGGGGAGGACAGAGTGTACCATCTGGAGAGTGAGAACGGGTCTCGGGGCCTCTGTGAAGATGGGAAAAATGACTACACTGAGATGACATTTGGGATGACCAGCTCACCACCACAGCTTGTTCCTCAGAACCCTGCAAGGTATGTTCATCTGTGTTCTTTAAGGTGTTATTTTGATCATTTGTTGTCATCATGTAAGTATTTAAACATAGACAAGTTGCTTAATAATCCCTGTTTGACCAgtatgaaaacaaaggcttctttcTGATTAAACCTGTCATATTTTGAACTCTCCAGCAGCCTGagcagcagggagaggaggCTCTCTCTGGAGGATCAGGGAGTCTCAGAAGGCATTGGGGCCTTCCTGCTCGGgaccacctcttcctcctcagttGACCCCGACTGCTCTGCCAAGGTGATCCGGGCCAATCCGCAGGGCCGTCGGCGCCACAGCTCCGAGACCTTCTCCTCCACCGCCACAGTGACGCCGGTGTTCCCCTCTTTCGCCCGCGGTGACATGGTGAAGAGGCACAGCTCGGTGGAGAACATTTCGTCCCGGAGCAGCGAGGGGTCCGACGAGGAGTACGGCAACAGCCCTGTGAACAGGCAGAGCTCGGCCGCATACGCCAACAGGCTGAACTACATTGCCTTGAACCTGCTGGACAACAGGGACGTGGAGAAATGCGAGGACCTGGCTGGCTTCAAAACCACCAGCAGCTGCAAAGGGGGCATCAATGGATTACACAGCTCACCCTATGTCTGTTTGGGATTCAAGGAGGCTGCAACCACTGCCAAAGGTGAGTGAGGTTGCTGtcagatgtgttgttgttgaataaTTTATCTCCACTCTAGCTTTAAGTCCTGCAGGAATGCTCGTTTTATTGTAAACAGAAGTCAGGTTGGCTTTGCTGTAAGAAAAGAGAGCTGCACTGTACAGTTAGGagccaaatggaaaaaaacaggaTGCATGCGATCTTTCTTTCCTCCAGATTCAAATTCAAACTGGCTGTGTGGATTTCAAAGTACATACGTCGGCAGTGCTGACGCAGCCTTCAAGAGCTCCTCCTAAGCTCCTATTTCTGAGTACTTGTATATTATTGGtaatatttttttgtgattaaaCAACCATGTGGTGTGAAAAGGAAGGTTTCTGTTCTGAGTTGCAATCAGTCACATGTTCACTGTTTCTTTTGGCTCCTATATTTGGTATTTTCCCACAACATGTGAAGGCAGCAGAGGGCTGCTAGGAAACGTGACCAGGCTGAGAGCTCTGAAGTAAACAAGCACCACGACGGCACAGAGCCGGATGCTGCCTCTGCACACGCTATAAATACACAAGCAGATATTGGGATTCCACCAACGCTTATGAATGAGAGATTcttcataaaacacaagtaTTAGTAAGGCCTCCTAATGTCCCACCGGGCCCCGGGGGTTTccggttgttgttttttcagttgGGTAGGCTTTAGGATGTGTTGCACATCAATGTGACCTCCATGGACCTCTCCCATCCCATAATCAATAGTGTCCCAGAATATCCCAGTGAACTGTATGAAGCTGCGGCTTGGGATAGCCGACGTCGTAAACAAATCGGGAACAGCAGAATGTTGACATTAAAGCCACGTTTGACCCCCGCCGTTTAACAGGCACACAGTGAACTCGCATGTGTTTGTGAGCACGTAGAAGGGGGTCGGAGCAGGAGGGCTTGGGAGGGGGGTGTACGCTGACATGTGAGGCCCAGCACAAGTGgatatgtgtttgtgtccttgTAGGCAGCgaggaaaacaacaaagtgGGCGAGTTGCTATGCGGCCATCAGGTAACTGGATGTCACGGTGCACATTCCTGGCTGAGCGCGTTTCAAAAGTTGAGGCCTGTTTTTGTCCCGGCTCCAGCCCACTTGAATAGAAAGTGGCTTTTATTTCACAACATGGCCCCTGTGTATAGAAACAAGTTATATTAGGTTTCATTTTGAGCAGAAAAAGGCTATAtaagttgttattgtttttcaggGATGAAGAGGAATGTCCAAACGGCCACTGTGTCCATCTCAACagcgtgtgtttgtttgtattcactGTTAGTGTTCTGTACTCATATTTTGGGTGGAGTCCAAATATTTTTGTGGTCTTGTAAAGTTTTTCCAGTgagcagagggagggaaagagtcGAGCACATACATGTGGACTGTAGCACGTACGCATGCAGAGCAGTTGGGGTGTGTTTTTCTCACAGGGagcctcttcttttttttccagtggCGTAGCCTGCATCCGTGAACACTTTGGCAGAGATGTGCAAAGAGAGTggcctgttttgttttccagtttGTGGGAGAGCGAGTGAATGCGTGCATAATGGGGCAGGACGGCACGTGCACTCAACTGCCCTTCTGCCTCATTAGGCTGTTCACTTAGCAGAAGtaagacacacagagagtggggggggggtgcatcAGTGGAAAGAGGGGggtgctttttgttgttgttgaagaaACAAATAAACTCGTCAGTTGGCCCCTTTCAACCAAGGTGCATTCTGGGATGGCTTGTTTACTGACGTAGCAGGGTGAAGGAGCTCAAAGTGGGGTTTTTTGGTGCTAGGCCCCACTGGAGGGTTTATCAGGAGGTGAAGCTGGGCCCCCCCCTGCACCATGTGCCATCCAGACCCAAAAGTCTGCAGCTTTTCATTCCTGCTCCGTCTGACCCTCGCAGGCACGTGGCTGGAATGAGAACCTCTAATGGAATGCTGCAGCTCTGGAGGCGAGTGTTTGTCAGGATCAAAGTACCACTAAAACAATCAAATGCCCTTGGAATTTCTCCCCCATATGACGCCTGTGAGGAACGTGACTGCATTCCTGGTCCACAAAACCCTGAAGCTTTACGTTCTTTTGGTGCTCCAACTCCAGTCAGCCTAGACGTCTTAAAGCCTGGCGTACGGGTCCGGTTTTTGTTTACCTGTTGTTCTGTCGGAGTGTGATTTGGACATGGTGTTTACCGTTGCCCTAACCTGAGCCCGCCGTTCTCTCCTCGTGGAACCGGCTAGCTGCAGCTCAGCCAGGTGGATGTTCTGTACCAGACTGAGATTAGCCGTGTCAGCCGTCTCTGTTTCTACCTTTGCATCAGACTAATACCTTTATCTCCCCTGGGGACGATTCAAGAGGCTTGATTTGCAATGTGAGATGATTCTTACTGCAGTTACGAGTGTTGATTTTAATTGCCTTTTACTAGGCGTGTTGATAATCGTGATCATAGTGAGTTGTGAGACTgcaacatgaaatcattttggctatatttctttttatttattgaacatttaTGTTTCAGAGTTTTCTGCAGGGGTTTATAAAATAGTGttgttgaatttcaaatgttttggtttgttaCTGACTAcatttaattctttattttcagttatatttacagtatattgtttatcaatttaccatttatttgaattattatttgtttttgtattcattctTTAATGCATGATGTTTCAATGAGTAAAAAGGTTTAATATTCCTGATATTTTCTCGAAGACTGATGCAAACATCGAGCATCTCTAGAAGTAGGGGAAAAAGGAAAGTTAAGACAGCATAAAGGGACCAAGAATGGAGGGGCCCTCTGAGTGCATGTGGCAGATGGCCTCTCTCCGATGTGTGTAGTTTGGAGGGAAATGGGGTggaaacggggctgaaacacCTGCCAATCTGCCTTGTcttcacacacatgtaaacTCATTACCCATTTCCCTTCCACCCGTACATATATGtctttctcttccacacacacacacacatccctacCTACTCACTATCCCGCCACTAATGACTGCCCGCCATCTGCCGCACCCACGGGCTGCAGAGAGCATGACCGTCAGCATCATGTATGTTGAGTGTGTAATTTATCGGCCAGATTAGAAGCATTCGTGTCCTTCTACTTAATTCCCACCTCCTCTCGGCGTCATCCAGTCAGTAGTATTGTGAGTGATGTCATCCCGGATCTCAATGCACCCGGAGCATGTATATCTGTGTATGATGTGCGTGTGCATTATGATGTTAGAGGGTGCAGAGAGCGAAAGGGGTCTAGCTGTACGGCCATGCATGCCTAACTCGCTCTGAGCATGCTCAGTAGACGGCACAGGGGTTTAGATGACATAATCCTggtattttttgacattttgtagaCCAAATTGCAGATATTGACATTGGGATGCAGTGGTTCTACTTCTTCCACTGTTCGAATTTGGCCGACATGATTACTTTGTGATGCCCGTGTGGCTTCATTTTCTACATTGCACATTTTGTTCCGGCATGAGCGTAAAAGTCACACCTGAATTTCAGCCATCCATCAGCATGATTGTTCAATCCATCcctgcttacacacacacacacacagacacacacacacacacacacacacagctgttgcatactttatttacatttgcgTCAGACCTGAGATCTCGCAAACATAACAAAGTGAAAAAAGCCAAGGCAGGAAATCCAGAAATGCCATGTTACTTGATATCGAGAACAAACGTGCACACGTAACACCGCAGGCTCTTGTGTCAGAGTTTCCagccagcgtgtgtgtgtgtgtgtgtgtgtgtgtgtgtgtgtgtgtgtttgtgtgtgtgtgtgtgtatttgtgtgagtcGTGGCACGGGGAGGAGGGGGGCTAAAGTAGGCCGGGATGTTCCAGACAGAAGCGCTAGCTGCTAGATAACTGCGTGGCCAGCGTTCCCCACATTTAGCCAGCCACGGCTCCAGATGAGATTACAGCCTCTGTGGCGAGATTAGATGGCATGGGGTAGATCAGCCAGAGTCAGCGGCTACTCCACGGGGAGCAGCTGGCTTATACGTATCACAAGGTGTGTTTATCCTGTCCGGATCTCAGGTCATCTTAATTGAGACAACAAAATCGTAGTAATATCTTTTGTTTATGCATTTTGGACGCTTTAATAGTACCTTTCATAAAATACagggatttatttttagattaaacATGCATAGTGTCCTCAGCTCTCctctgtttatctttttttaaataaaaatatgtaggCCTAttaagacttcttttttttagatgAGAACTGCTTGACTCCGAGCTCCAAAAATGGTAACTTTTCAGGAGCTAAGAAAAGCCTCGCTTTCAGCCCGACCGCCTTTCAGTTTTTACAACCATGCAATCCTTGTGTGGTTTCATGACACTTGTGGAAGTAAGGGGCCCTTGTGTTGCCGTTAGCCCTTCACCACTGTACTCCATCTCTTCCTGGAAGCTTCCAGTCGACCCAGTGCCCCTCCCCCATCCCCACCACTCTAAATCCTTCCCTCCTTCTGCTTGCAATGCCCACAGCCCCCTCCTCCACATCCTTCACAATTATCAATCCACCATAAATGCACCCtcagtttctgtctctgtttaatATCAAAGATGCATCATGTACTGGTTCTCCTCCGCTCAGTGTGTGTCCATAGCAACACGGCAGCGCAACAGgagacccccacccccccattGCTCTACATCCCAGATTATGTAATAACGACCGTTGCTTACCACTTccagcctccccccccccaatgCCGCCCTTTAAGCGGCAAAAAACAGCTTGTGTGTAAAGACATGACGCGTACCATCCAACGTGTACACATCAAATTAAAATTCCAACTAAATATCGTCATCATAAACATAAAAACGACCCGTTTCACACGTCTCAAATCCGTCCTATGAACTTGTTTGTGCAGCACTCTGTGTTCTTGTTATATGAGCTGCGTGTTCCAATGTCTCCTTGTTGTTGTGGCACAAGCTAATCTGAAGGGGCTCACACTGTACAGTAGACTCTTCTCTCTCATGTGTGCTCCCTCAAAGGTCTGCATTGTTGGCACACGTGTTGTTTCGGGGAAAATAATCAGACCACAAACTGGGGGTTTACCG
The Eleginops maclovinus isolate JMC-PN-2008 ecotype Puerto Natales chromosome 24, JC_Emac_rtc_rv5, whole genome shotgun sequence DNA segment above includes these coding regions:
- the LOC134860795 gene encoding insulin receptor substrate 2-like isoform X2; amino-acid sequence: MASPPATGGHLLSNGTYGVKKCGYLRKQKHGHRRFFVLREPTERCPARLEYYESEKKWRNKSAAKRVITLDTCLCVNKRADAKHKHLIALYTKDEYFAVAAENEQEQESWYSDLTDLIAEGKVYDSPASTSSLVGFEEANYGLITPASAAYKEVWQVNLKSKGLGQIKNLTGVYRLCLSSRTISFVKLNSETAAVSLQLMNIRRCGHSDTFFFIEVGRSAVTGPGEFWMQAEDSVVAQNIHETILEAMKAMKELSEFRPRSKSQSASTNPISVPTRRNLNNLPPSQTGLVRRSRTDSMAANSPGRKFTSCRIRTASEGDGSVTRPVSMSISVNGSPTSPNSGNLLIRSHTLSSGRTCRMLESSSNLHHSRSMPVSNSPPGTSSPISMSPRGASIYTPDKIRRPFSCSASISGSLSDTGFMLCDDYSSSPSEPRFLPLTRSDTPDSLSSTPPSRDINDPCGYMIMEGGNGSRSEACDKAYRKRTHSLTTPRQQRAVAPLASASLDDYTLMRMAHGQNSHSASPKVCYPEDYGDVEIGSSRSSSSNLADDGYMPMTPGVTAQSGKVDYMPMSPMCVSAPKQIVNPRVHPPATVSGGYKTNSPCSSSLEDSGYMRMWCSSKSSMESLDRNGEYMNMSPGNPPPLQTPPDYYSGLLSGEHAIVRSAYQGGSLTLPAKLQASKNEESNQYVLMSPQSLRQRVGESDYYSVMQPSAAQTSPLSPSIPSPVRHGRAESLPYRGRLGRPNRLYLDTLRTLPSMNEHPLPGEPRSPGEYINIDFSCARFSPPSNVSAESQSSSLGSSSGGPGRSSLSDYMNLELGSHSHKEAHTPAERLDTLPELSMCSGEDRVYHLESENGSRGLCEDGKNDYTEMTFGMTSSPPQLVPQNPASLSSRERRLSLEDQGVSEGIGAFLLGTTSSSSVDPDCSAKVIRANPQGRRRHSSETFSSTATVTPVFPSFARGDMVKRHSSVENISSRSSEGSDEEYGNSPVNRQSSAAYANRLNYIALNLLDNRDVEKCEDLAGFKTTSSCKGGINGLHSSPYVCLGFKEAATTAKD
- the LOC134860795 gene encoding insulin receptor substrate 2-like isoform X1; the encoded protein is MASPPATGGHLLSNGTYGVKKCGYLRKQKHGHRRFFVLREPTERCPARLEYYESEKKWRNKSAAKRVITLDTCLCVNKRADAKHKHLIALYTKDEYFAVAAENEQEQESWYSDLTDLIAEGKVYDSPASTSSLVGFEEANYGLITPASAAYKEVWQVNLKSKGLGQIKNLTGVYRLCLSSRTISFVKLNSETAAVSLQLMNIRRCGHSDTFFFIEVGRSAVTGPGEFWMQAEDSVVAQNIHETILEAMKAMKELSEFRPRSKSQSASTNPISVPTRRNLNNLPPSQTGLVRRSRTDSMAANSPGRKFTSCRIRTASEGDGSVTRPVSMSISVNGSPTSPNSGNLLIRSHTLSSGRTCRMLESSSNLHHSRSMPVSNSPPGTSSPISMSPRGASIYTPDKIRRPFSCSASISGSLSDTGFMLCDDYSSSPSEPRFLPLTRSDTPDSLSSTPPSRDINDPCGYMIMEGGNGSRSEACDKAYRKRTHSLTTPRQQRAVAPLASASLDDYTLMRMAHGQNSHSASPKVCYPEDYGDVEIGSSRSSSSNLADDGYMPMTPGVTAQSGKVDYMPMSPMCVSAPKQIVNPRVHPPATVSGGYKTNSPCSSSLEDSGYMRMWCSSKSSMESLDRNGEYMNMSPGNPPPLQTPPDYYSGLLSGEHAIVRSAYQGGSLTLPAKLQASKNEESNQYVLMSPQSLRQRVGESDYYSVMQPSAAQTSPLSPSIPSPVRHGRAESLPYRGRLGRPNRLYLDTLRTLPSMNEHPLPGEPRSPGEYINIDFSCARFSPPSNVSAESQSSSLGSSSGGPGRSSLSDYMNLELGSHSHKEAHTPAERLDTLPELSMCSGEDRVYHLESENGSRGLCEDGKNDYTEMTFGMTSSPPQLVPQNPASSLSSRERRLSLEDQGVSEGIGAFLLGTTSSSSVDPDCSAKVIRANPQGRRRHSSETFSSTATVTPVFPSFARGDMVKRHSSVENISSRSSEGSDEEYGNSPVNRQSSAAYANRLNYIALNLLDNRDVEKCEDLAGFKTTSSCKGGINGLHSSPYVCLGFKEAATTAKD